Genomic window (Bacillus pumilus):
TGGCATGCTCTTTAGCTGCTCGGGACGTAGTCCGTCTTGATTCATTTGTTTCAAAACGGTAAAGCTCAGGCTGCTGCCTTGCTTTTAAAATCCCTGCTGTACCAATTGTGATAATTCTTGATGTATTTGTTTGCTTCATGGCTTGTACGATATGCTCCATGGAAACAGATAAAGTATCATCACCATCTGTTGATAGACAGCTCACAACAATATCTGCTCCTTTGATCGTTTCAAGCACATCTTCTCGATTTCTTGAATTGCCGGTGACTTGAAACATACCCGCAAGCATTTCTTCTCGGTTTGTCCGAATCAATGAACGAACCATGTAACGATCATCTACTTGAACGAAACGAAGAAATGCTTGTCCTACACGTCCATGAGCACCGAAAAGAGCTATTTTCATCTGTTCGATCCCTCCACTACATACTATAAGTGAAAAGAACCCAAAATGGTACAACTTTTATGTGATGCTTTTTTTATAAAGGTGAAAGGACCGAATACTATGAGCATATTCACATAATAGAGAGATCCCTACAAATTGTAGAAGTTCAAAGTTCATACCGGAAATAATGTCCATGAAGATCCGCTCCTTTCTACTACATGATATGAGCTGGAAAGGGGATTG
Coding sequences:
- a CDS encoding NAD(P)-dependent oxidoreductase, whose amino-acid sequence is MKIALFGAHGRVGQAFLRFVQVDDRYMVRSLIRTNREEMLAGMFQVTGNSRNREDVLETIKGADIVVSCLSTDGDDTLSVSMEHIVQAMKQTNTSRIITIGTAGILKARQQPELYRFETNESRRTTSRAAKEHAKAFEILQSTDLDWTIICPTYLPDGEVTRSYRYEKDFLPIDGKKISVEDTAHFLYQQLNSKEFVHQRVGISY